In Trichoplusia ni isolate ovarian cell line Hi5 chromosome 2, tn1, whole genome shotgun sequence, the DNA window TATGATTTAAATTGCAACTGCTCATGTCTATACAAAACCAACGGTAAATAGAGCtatctgaaaatttcaaagtgatgatacatattttgaaaacatgATCGGAATAAAGAACTAACAACAAATTAGAAAagatatcaaatttaaaaatgattagaataaaatcaactttaatAAACTTCAACAAAGAACGCCGAACGTCACAATTTTACTAAACACCAAAAAACTGTAAAACCACGTCATAAATTGAATACCCATTAGAGTTTACGATAAAATCATCTCTGATATTAATGCATCCGGTCTAGTAAACTCGACCAGTAAAGTACGGTACTAGATCATAATAAATGGATAGCAGTGTGTCCAAGACCAATcaaattatgattatatttataagtacgAAAGCTTGTGTGGTCACCTACAAGCGAGCTCTTGACTCCAGTGATAAATTACTCAGAGCATGCTAATATAATGACATTGCTAATTTATCAAATCATTAGACGTCACTGGAGAAAAAACAGCTGATGATGTAAGCTTAATGCGGGTAGTATGAAGTTTCTTGTTTCTTCAGGGCGATTTATACCTGCGTAAATAGATCACTACGCTGATAGGAATGTGTCAAGTGAGATGTGATGTACAAGTATGGCTGGATCGTTCATCACAATTGCggtatttatttgatagtacCTACATTGATAATAGGAGAGCAATTGGGTGGTAAATCTACAAcagtaagattttttattatctagagTTTTACTATTTCTGACTTATGCCGCTGTAGGTTCTAACATAGTTAGTTGTTTCCCCTGGGAGACACCGAACTTCATTAAGTGTTCgtctttgttttattgttaatccTAGCTTAGAATTAGGTACAATGTTGGCTTAAAtcttaattgaatattatgacGTTAATCATTGTTGTTGATACAGTAGCACTTTGGCTACGGTCTCCAAAAGGCTTATGGTTAAAAAGCGTTTTTATAATGCACACGAAAatgcattttctttttactgaTAGTCATGTTtacaaaacacacacacacatgcagcATATAGGTACTACTACTTGAACTTTTACACACTTTCAGCCATTGTAATATGTTGTCTTACATGTATTTCAATGTTATTCAGGAAAGAGGAATATAGTTAGTCTGTGACGGATGTGTGTATAGAAAACGATTGACATATCGGCACATATGGATCAGGGAATCGAGATAACTTTTGTATGCAAATCAAATGCTAACtgtatgaaaattatttgtagGGAAGGTATGCCtatattgtaaattttataggAGAAAATCATTTTACTAAAATGCAGAGCAGATGAAGagcaaatgaaaaataaatatatttcacaatCATTCGTGGATAAAGAATCACGCCACGACTCCAATTTTTAACACATTGTCAATGAATGTAATGGTATcattttcaaacataaaacgtATAAGGAACTGGAGATTACCGCTGTTTAATAAAAGCAGCTTATCGAGAGCCTCGCGACGTGATCCGCATATTATTCACTTACACCACACTAACTGGCATTCCACGCCATTTCGAGACGCGCAAACACCATATAAGCCCGTAAAATTAGCAATAATACGCAGTTCCTAATAGATCCTAAACGTCCCTCCGAGGGAATGGGTTCCCTTATGAATTAGAAGTCCTTTAACCCAGTAATCATTAATCTTCATGAGAGCAGAACTGCTACTAGAAGTAAATAATGTCTGACAATTAACCAGTTGGACCGGCGTCCGTCCCCGGCGCCCTAGGCCTTCGGACAAACCTCTGTTATTTTTGCGACTACACATGGCATGCCAACCAAAATCTACTTGCACTCACATGTACCCTTAACTCTTCATCTTAAGACATAATTTCCTTTGGGATACATTCGTCAGTAATTATATCTTGACCAATATAATTAGAGCTGTAATGTGTATGTTAGAATAGCCACGTGTGTGTTTAGAGAAACATGAGGTAGTCTTAGTAATGGTTGTGGATCAATCGTTATCTGTTCATGCGAATTCAATAGATGCATCTGCACCGGTCCGTTTCCGGAGGCGTGGCGGAGTGTACTGCAACACAGTAACttctacttaataatttaagtacgtTTTACATAACTACGCGTAAGTATTAAAACACTAATGGAACCAAACAGTATTTATATCTATTCATAGATACACTGAAGATCCTTCACATAGAATTGTAGGCCCATGAGGCGAAATGAAAATTAACCACATTCATGACCGTTACAGCTATACAACTTTTTGAAATGACATGCACTTTTAACAGTAAGCCGTCAACAGTCAATAATTTACATCAACAGTACATCATTCGCATATTTTCTCGCGCTACTCTCTTGCGCATTAAAAACACCAATCAGTGGCGCGTGCGCGGGCGCATCACGACGCACGTGCATTCAAATGTCAGATGTTATGACGATAATCTTACACACGACAATATCAATCAAGGCCTAGAGAGCCTACCACtgtgttttaaagaaatattattgctCTTGTGGAAAaaagatggcgctctacaaaatgtagtgcgctgtcacgcttcctcaatggtaattttattttaagtcctAGCGGTAGGCTTCTATATTTGTGATATTACTGCAATCACAGTTGTGTACATCCAATGAGTGTCCGTATGGCCAATAATCAGGAATATTAAGTGGCAGTCAGCGAGTAACATTAGCAGAGTTGATGATACAAGCTTTGATTCATTACTGTTCATAATTATTGGATGAGCTGGTACGGGACCAGGTGCTGGGATCATTAGTTAAGTATATGACGCTTGTATAAGATGcttggttatttttattacatggCTAGAAATatgcaaagaaaatatttccatcaaatataaaaatattttttagatattttttaactgaataCCTTACGATAGCTACCAAGACTTAAAAATGCATATGCTTATTAAAATCAACGTCCACAAGCAGTAAATGACAAGCTAGTGGAATATCCACAAAGTTTCGTTACAAAGAAACTATTTAGTCGTAACATCTGTTATAACTAAGAGTCTAAGATATTTTCCATAAAACTAGACACGACTCACACATAAATCAAAACCAATGGTTTTCTATTATAAGTACAGTTTGCTTGTTATTAATTCTTTACCTTTGAAGTTCTATTGACTGCATCCTGTGGTAGGCAAGTTGCCCTCAAGTCAGTTACACCACAAAACGTCGTATGATGACgaacagtaaaattaaatgGGACCCGGAGCTATTGTTTACACCGAAATATCTTACCTCAGTAACAATAGCATACTTAAATTTCTATCTACAAGTTACACGAATGCCAGTAGGTGTACAATTTTATGTCTGggtaaaataaacgtttttcaGACATCTAAAATTTCCGGTAAATTAATATTGCCATTAAAATACCTTCCATTTTACTTGCTTTTTACTTGTCAGTGAAGAAGACCCTTTTGCCAAACGGAACGCTAACATTtttgaatcaataaatatttttttaacaaacttaacaTAAACACAACGCTACATATTTGACTCAAACTAATTTCCACAACAAATTCTAGGCAACAACTTGACAAGACAGCTCatcatacaaaaacaattatctaAAACCGCCTGGCAAAGGTTTGCAGCGATTAAGGAAACCTATTAGCGTAGAGGGATGGATAACAACAATAAATCGACATCTGTCCGTAAGAAATACGAGTCTTCATATATCAACCAGTGTTAATACGTTGGGAACTATCTGAGAAATGATTGACTACCCTCGTACAGCTTAAATCGACAGTGGGTGTCGTGGTTGAGACCACCGCTGAGTTTGGCAGATACAAACTGATTCTGAAATGTGTGGGAAATTGGGACAGATTTCCTTACAATTGattgaaagttttgtttaaataggaCCTTTTTTGACACCTATTTCTAAATTGACGCGACCCTGCCGCTGCGTCAGCCcctaattaaggactccgattgagTCCGTAACTAGTAGGGCAATCgccatttatatttactttaaacacAAGTCAAATTATTAAGCTGCAGATAtcattaaaaagaatttaaggaAATCGCGCATGAACTTACTGATAGATTCAACGTACACATTCATCCACAATCTCAGAACATAGATTCCGTTTCAAACCCCATTAAACGCAGTTATTAAGTAGTACCAATCTATAGTACCGTTTTTTGGCTTATAAGTGCGTTAACAAGTCGCGCGGAAACGGATTTACGAGAGTTATGGAGAGTCAACAATATGGGTGTACACACAGACACGTGCCAGCACTTGGTCGAAAACTAAAGCAAATATgtacaaaagagtttttatggATTGCTACAGTTGTTTAATGACTTAACAGAGAAATTTAACGCACGTACTAACTAAAGCTAAAGTAGGTACGGTCAGTGACAAAAGTGGATGAAAAGAGCCAGATTAACGGGCGGACAAAATGTTTTAGGAATCTCAAATATTACAAGTGATCACAATTCTTCAGTAGAATCCTGAAGTTTAATGAAATGTTTCTTAGTTACAGTTTTACAATAACTCTATTATAGTGGTAATGGACTTTTGCTGCTCACTGTACTTACAGATACTGAATGACGCACATTCAATGACCTGATTGACGCAGATTTAATAAAGCTGTAGATATTCCGAGTAAATTGTAAAGCACGCCGTCATTAAAGGTTAATAGAGGTCAAAAAGATTAACGTTAAATACTGTATAGTTAAAAACTATACTTAAGAACTGTGTCAGATTTGACTAAACTGTTTAGATTTTACGGATAGCAGAATGGTTAAGGTGACTATGCCACTATGACAAATCTACGTGAAAAGGGTTCGAACCCGGGTAGGACAAGCGTCTTtttgcgtgtgacttgaatttttgtgaggCCTCCGTGAGTCAAGGATTAAGTTCCCTATACCTACAGAAGTCGtagttttttttgcttttttttacaataggCAGGTTATAATTGGATGAAATTTGTTCAACTTTACATTACCAATATGTGTTTTACTGTAATCATAGcttatatttcagatttcataaatattttaactttaatataagATTTACCCTCTTACAACATCACATCATGTAGACAACCCAACTGTTGGTTGCGTTACCCCTATGATTATTAAAAAGATGAATATCACTATTCGTAAACCACTTGTTTGCATTTCCAACCACAGAGCATAAACACTAGAAACTACTGAACTGAATGGGAAAACAAATAGTTCATTCTCTCTTGGCTTCGCGATGTCATTGAACACCCGCCATGGAGGAAATCATGAGAACTGAGTGAAATTGAACAATGCACTTGAATTTTTGCACCAATGCGTTAGCTTTCACCTCTCATGTAACATATATCATCTTGTTTCGATTCACTATTTTCACTCGAAATTGCTTTTGCCTGCGTCATGTTATACAAGTTTCAACTTTGCAATACTTATGAAACAATCGCTAGATTAGTTGCGCTACAGCTTAcgaatttgtttgttgttgcGTCGTCGATATAAAAGTCGTTATAGATAtgctaaaaatgaaatttatagaATACTAGCAGTTTCTAGCGACTTTGTGCGCGTGATGGGTAGGTAGAGTAGGTAATAGataaatcattttcaagcaaataatatttcgactataaattgaaatgttagCTATCCTAACCTTATCCTTTAAACTGTATGGTAAgcaaatttgattgaaaccgggaaagtagtttaggagtccatcgcgTACTAACAACGTTACATGTAAGATACTATATCTACACCAAATCATATTTCGTGTACCTATTGATATTGCATTAACCTTTGCTCTCTTTTCAGAgtcatttaattttcaagaGGGTAGTCGTatttaaaagtgtttgtttgtttgtaggTGTTGCTAGCGATGCGGGTGGCGGAAGGGGGTGCGGATGGCGGCGGCGGGGGGTAGCATGGCCGCgacgctgctgctgctgctggccACGGCCGCGGCCGGCGCGCGCCTCGGGGAGCTGGCGCGGCGGGATACCGGCGACATCTTCACTATTAGCGGTAAGTTCTAGGGGAATAGATAAAGAAGGTGACCGCGACTTCTACGGGGAAACGACGGGAGATTTAGGACTCTTGGTACTGGTAAAGGATCAAGATGTAAATGGATAGCGACGCTTATTACAGGGATCTAAAAGTAGAAAATGTGGATTTTCGGTAATTTAAGCCGGTTAGATTTCAGCACCCATCGAAGCTTTCCTCATGACTAACGCGACCAGTACCGCATTCGATAGCAATAGTCTGCTTTTGCTTTGCTCTAATTTCAAAGGgaaaggtaaattaaaaagcCACATTGCAAAAGCTTCTAATTCCACTACCAAAATGACGACGAATTCTCCTTCAGAATATTTTTCGAGTAGTAGTACCAAATTGATTGAAACAGGTCGCTTGAGTCGTAATTGTGAAGACAGAAGCAATAAAAACCGtaacaaatttatgaaaaacgcaaatattttttaaatgaattgcaGGAGATGAGTGCAGCGCTGCCCGTTGCGCGGAGcacggcgccggcgcacgttcGGGCGAGCCGGACGGCGGCGGCGAGTGCGCATGCGCCTGCCCGCAGCGCGCGCCCCTCTTCAGGGAGGACCGAGAGCTATGCGTTGATGATCTACCCGGTAATTATTaactcttatttaaaaataataataaagaaagtcATCCTCGTTTCGCGGGGGctttaagtcacgtgcacaaagactccCAGGCGCTTGAATTACACGGAGATCAAACCCGAAACGTGACAAATTACCAACCATGGGCAGAATCATTAAGTCGGATCAGAGAAACACATGACATAGTCATTCAATTAAGAATAAATGTAAGGACTGAAGACATGGGTTgaaccatttaattttatgcaaaacTGCAGATCATTTGTAGAACATGTTTCTTGACATTTAGGCCCCTACTTTCTTAAGCGAAATCTATTAGTATTGCTGACACAGTCTTCTCCATAATTACACATAAAATTTATGACGGTAATTAACTGTAAAGCCTACATCATTTCACGCGCATTTAGTAAAATAGTCCATCCAGTTAAAACTGTGAAATggttaagaagaaaaaaatgtctCATGTATGTCTGTTTGGTTTCACGTAAAAACAAGATTACGACAAGATTTGCTTTACTGATGGTCTCGCGGGTTAATTAGTTAATAGGCTAAAATCATCCTCAGTCATAAATAGAGCTCCTTTCGCAAAActtcatttttaactttaacttcAACTTCACTTTTATTCATATAGAAGTCATaatatcaaatgaaataaaatacaaactgaaattttaaattaaacttaaaacattattgtgattaatattaatgaaatttataattacacaaactttcagtcatttgttttaaataaaataatataaaacaagtgTAGAGAAAGTGTCGATTTAAATCTTATAGATATTCAATATCATCGACATTaagagttttgtaaataaaataactatgcCGTATCAATAAGCAATATGAAATAATTAGATTATAATCAACACACGTTAAACGCATTCGCGAAACCTCGTCGCTTTCTAGATGATTATTACCagattaaaatctattaaaacgAGAATTTGATTATTTGTTGCGAATTAAACGAATATGAATATGCTTTTACATCAAATTTTACtacaaacatgtaaatatttgaGTACTTCATGATCAACGTGCGGTTGGaaagaaaatacttataattatcaTAACAGAAACGCCATAACGGTTAAAAGTGCCATGTTTTCATAAATTACtgacttaataaaaaacaaataaataaaaaaatattaaaaatcaacaaCTCAACGCTCTCTGCTACGCACTTGTTAGACACGcggaaaatataacaaacacaTCAACGATCCAAACAGCCTATACAGTTacgataaacaaatatttcaattcgaTGTGAACAATAAGCTTAGGAATCGATGTATTATAataagctataattaaaagaaaaattataagtGCACGTGGGAGCTATGCAACAAAGAATGTGCATTTCAAAGGAAATGTTACGTTACCAGCGGTTACCGGTTGTGGGAAATCACATGAAAAACAATCGAATAGCTTTCCATTTTCCTTAgttttaattagataaaacctCGTTCATACtttggaattgtttttttattttcaatttcccGATGTTCTTTCAATATTGCTTATTGTACGTAATGTGTTGTGGTTTTGGTGTCGTATTCTAAGTGCATCTGTTTAAGTAACCGGTTCTATGAAAAATGTTATACTTATTGTTTAGGTATAATATCAAGAACGTtgcgaattaaataaatagcttttcaTATTTGTAACTTCGATAGTTGTTCGTTATGTTCTTGTATAAAAATGCTggtttttctttacttttagtaTATTGGCATTAGCCAACATGATAGTTTCCGTTTTAATAgctcatatttttcttttcagaatGTTCGTTAGCTACGTTTGGTACTGGTAGCGCGGTGCAACGCATTCCTTTCGTTTATTTGCCGCTGAAAGGCCAAATTATACACCCATCAAGAGAGATTACTTTTCAGAGTAagtgttttcattaaaaaataacagcatTTGGCATCTTAGAACAAAACCTTATACCTGTCAGTTGCCTTATGACTGACACATGATTCGTCACTTTCAGATGTTAAAACGCCAATTTGTGCGGTATCAGGCGCTCAATTTCTTACAAGGAAAGGCTTTCTTGATCTTCGGAACACTTTGGATGCCGACGTCCCTTTCAACCTATTTCGAGATGAAGGCAGGACTTTCTTACAGGTAAAAACATGAGCtcgtattaatataaattattttcatttttattgtaattagtttAATGATAAGTTATATTTAAAGAACAGATTAACGCTCTCCTTTTTGGGAAATTTCccgtaatttattattactccTTTTGACTTACTACCTAATTTCGTCTCAACCTGCCTCTCTTAGTCCTAACTGTTTTCTTACTTATTCCCAGTGGAGCGGCGAGGACGACGTGCGTGCAAGAATGACCGGACGAGTAATGGTGGTACGGTTACTATGTCGTGACGTCGCGGCCACGCCCACGTCGCCACTTGATTTGCGAGGAGTGTTCACACCATGCGTCGCGTTCAGAGTGCAAGGAACCCCACCTAAACCTTACTCCAGTACGTTTTAAACTTAGAACCATAATAATTAAACGATCTAGTTATCCATTTGATGATATCAGAGCATTATTTACAGATATAACTGAAGTCCAATTCGCTCCTAATGCACAAACATCAGAATCTTCAAACTCTTCGGGGCTTACCGTATCAGAGTATGTAGCGATCGGTATCAGCTCCTTACTACTTGGTCTCATATACGTTGCCTCAGTTTTCCTATTCTTACACATTAGAAAACGTCGAAAGGCAATGTCTGATGAAGACGGAAACCGGATACCGAAAGGTTTAAAGAAGAAAGACGGGTCGGTGATAACTGAAAGGGACATCGTCCGCGTCAATAACGAACGAATACAAAACCTCCCGAACGCAATGGGTCAGGATGATGGCATTGTTAAGAAGAATCCGTTGCTGACTATTAGTCGGCAAATACACGAAACTAAAAACTTTCCAAATGATTCAGGCAGTAATTTATCTGACTCCGACGATTTTGGAGACAATAGCGTACGAAGCGAAGAAAATTTATACAATGTAAGTTACAACTCTACCGCaataagttttttgttaaacttagcaggaagttttttttataaataatatttgctttCCAGAATCAAACAACGTCTGCAGTGATTCACCAGCATTACGTtgattataagaataaaaatgaaaactgtgACGTAAGCCATCGAGATGAATCTGGTATTGAAAGGCTCCCAGATGAACATGTGTCTATCGTCGAAACGCAAGATGATAGAGAGATAGCGCGACCTGTAGGCACAACACGAAGGAAGCTATACTTCAACCCAGCTTACTTTGAACCACAATTAATGGCTGTAAGTATTACAaggcaattttaaatatttatacatgaaGCACATCTTCCATATTTCATCGATATTTCGTCTTTAACAGGAACCACCAGCTGCCGCGCTTGAATTTCTAGTGAAAATTAGGGAAGTCATTGCAATTGCAAAACACAAAATGGCAGCTAAACGTTTTCAACCAATTTTGAATCAAATACCCGAAGAAGAAACCTATCCTTCCAACGGTTCCAATGGTAACAGCTTAGATACCTATCAAGGGATGGGTAGTCAGAGAAGTGGCAGTGTCGTTAGCCTGAAGAGGGAAAATAGCAGAAAGAAAAATTGTATCGGTTGTCCGGGGTGCAAGATCGATGGTGACAATGGTATCCAACAAATAGCTAAGTACAATATCCCAGCGTGTACCAGTTGTCTCAGCAACAAAGGCGATAAACAAAATAGCATACGAAAGTGGTTGGAAAACATTCCCACGGCGAAACAACATCCTTTGTACAACGAATTTTTACCCACAAATCAAAACGGTTTAGCAGAATCTCTTTTATCGCTTCCTGTCAGTGAAAGTCGTCGCAAAGTAAGGAAACAAAACAGCTTTTCAAGTTCTAACTCGATGTATATGGGAGAATTTTCGATCCCGAAAAAGCCTTCTACATTATCAGTTCGGTCAGAACCTATGATGCGAAGTTACAATTTGCCGCTACCAACTTTTAACAATGTAGATTGTCACCACAATGAAATTTACTGCCAAACTGTAGGAAGAGTTGATGACATCAGACCTATAGGACTAAATGATTATCGTATTGCTAGCATTAGAAATAATATGGAAAAAGCCAGAGCTTCTAAGTCTTTCGC includes these proteins:
- the LOC113504451 gene encoding uncharacterized protein LOC113504451 isoform X2; translation: MAAAGGSMAATLLLLLATAAAGARLGELARRDTGDIFTISGDECSAARCAEHGAGARSGEPDGGGECACACPQRAPLFREDRELCVDDLPECSLATFGTGSAVQRIPFVYLPLKGQIIHPSREITFQNVKTPICAVSGAQFLTRKGFLDLRNTLDADVPFNLFRDEGRTFLQWSGEDDVRARMTGRVMVVRLLCRDVAATPTSPLDLRGVFTPCVAFRVQGTPPKPYSNITEVQFAPNAQTSESSNSSGLTVSEYVAIGISSLLLGLIYVASVFLFLHIRKRRKAMSDEDGNRIPKGLKKKDGSVITERDIVRVNNERIQNLPNAMGQDDGIVKKNPLLTISRQIHETKNFPNDSGSNLSDSDDFGDNSVRSEENLYNNQTTSAVIHQHYVDYKNKNENCDVSHRDESGIERLPDEHVSIVETQDDREIARPVGTTRRKLYFNPAYFEPQLMAEPPAAALEFLVKIREVIAIAKHKMAAKRFQPILNQIPEEETYPSNGSNGNSLDTYQGMGSQRSGSVVSLKRENSRKKNCIGCPGCKIDGDNGIQQIAKYNIPACTSCLSNKGDKQNSIRKWLENIPTAKQHPLYNEFLPTNQNGLAESLLSLPVSESRRKVRKQNSFSSSNSMYMGEFSIPKKPSTLSVRSEPMMRSYNLPLPTFNNVDCHHNEIYCQTVGRVDDIRPIGLNDYRIASIRNNMEKARASKSFANKNALPDMVNEAIALDHSTKSYNQSSSDDERLSHQNRGNQNLYTRHTTESPLGNDYETDSLERSTNKKGLSTPTDYPDVPSSQASPSLSSALPLEEELTMRNAVYKIHSNSNSNTPSPHRDICIEQNHYETIEKQKAPPFEAPQASLVSEVYVNNNYNFGSAPTSPSGSDCSMGSRKLITTIGDVEEKPGCLTIEVKDSPENYIKIHESDGFEPDTLDRKHPKHKDAADQFSRKDLLKSINNDSPPSPQRILLRSSGTFTKTGDKVECASKFNSLRHEYEQRKNVERPKLSPGIYSGSKSLEDTTDETWQETEDWTTEEGRILTLELRHSKRQRQSTPPTIKQVKNYARPDVLPPLPPSDEDPIYEQPSFPPRRVESDRIPVSEGHPKNVIGRSLSPRVFTKNMTIESTYDSSITPESYYGPSCSPMRASAQSQSSEYENMESMSNTVRRPSDSTRTFMRKRSGRPGNINTDTFVKGSKIDGHTKSRFRRKKGCNVQDSGYLSSDSTCSRQVFKKLVVAKIVSCSESDDTENEARSESGAESVETHSVYFDSFRKLQADETGVEDEFSDSKSYRDNNGRFKHSDDC